CGGCGAGGGCCGCCTGGTCCTCGAAGGGGCGAACCCCGCGGCCGACGCGGCGCTGGGGGTGGAGCACCAGGAGCGCGTGGGGCTCGCCCTGGAGGAGGCGTTCCCGGGGCTGGCGGGAACCGGCCTCCCGGACCAGCTGCGCCGGGTGTGCGAGGCCGGCGAGCCCTGGCAGGCCGATGAGCTGGCCTACCGCGACGCACGGACCCAGGGCTACTTCGAGGTCCACGCCTTTCGCACCGCCCCCGGCGAGATGGTCGTCATGTTCCGCGACGTGTCCGAGCGCCGGCGCGCGGAGGACGCGGTGCGGCACAGCGAGGAGCGCTTCCGCCAGCTCGTCGAGAGTACCCAGGACTGGGTCTGGGAGGTGGACCGGCGGGGCCGCTACACGTACTGCAGCCCCCAGTGCGAGCGACTGCTCGGCTATCGCCCGGCGGAGCTGCTCGGGCGCACCCCCTTCGAGCGGATGCCGGTCCGGGAGGCGCGCCGGGTCCGCGTCCTCTTCGGAAGGCTCGCCTCGGAGCGCAAGCCGGTGGTGGCGGTGCCGAACGTCAACGTGCGCCGGGACGGGCGGGTGGTGGTGCTGGAGACGAGCGGCGTGCCGTTCTTCGGCGCCGACGGCGAGCTCGTGGGGTATCGCGGCATCGACCGTGACGTCACCGAGCGGCACTGGGCGCAGGAATCCATCCGCCGGCTCAATGCCGAGCTCGAGGAGCGGGTGCGGATGCGCACCGCCCAGCTCCAGGTGGCCTACGAGGACCTCGAGTCCTTCAATTACTCCGTGTCCCACGACCTGCGGGCCCCGCTGCGCGCGATCGACGGGTTCTCGCTCGCCGTGCTGGAGGACTCCGGCGAGCGCCTCGACGACGCGGCCCGGGGCTATCTGGAGCGGGTGCGCGCGGCGACGCGGCGCATGGGCGTGCTCATCGACGACCTGCTCGCGCTCTCCCGCATGACCCGCCAGGAGATGCGGCTCGAGCCCGTCGACCTGAGCGCGATGGCGTGCGAGATCGGCGCGGAGCTCGGGCGCAGCGGCGGTGGGACCCAGGTGGACCTGCGCGTGCAGCCGGGCCTGGTCAGCCGTGCGGATCCACGGCTGGTGCGCCTGGCGCTGACGAACCTGCTCGGCAACGCCTGGAAGTTCACGGCGCGGCGCTCGGAACCGAGGGTGGAGTTCTCCCGCCGCGCCGACGGCGCGTACCTCATCCGCGACAACGGCGCGGGGTTCGACATGGGGTACGCCCACAGGCTGTTTGCCCCGTTCCAGCGCCTGCACTCCGTGGAGGAATTCCCCGGCACCGGCATCGGGCTCGCCATCGTCCAGCGCGTCGTCCACCGCCACGGCGGCCGCATCTGGGCGGAGGCCTCGCCCGGAGAGGGCGCGACCTTCTTCTTCACGCTCGTGCGGGCGGGCGGCGAGCCGCCCGGGGAGGCGCAGCCATAAGCGAGCGGGCGTCGGCGCTGAAGGGGCCCAGCGGGTCCGGCAGGCCCCTGCAGGTCCTGGTGGTCGAGGACTCGACCGACGACGTGCTGTTGGTGGTGCGGGCGCTCACCCGGGGGGGCTACGCCCCGCGGTACCGGCAGGTCTTCACCGAGGATGCGATGCGCCGGGCGCTCGCCACCGAGGCCTGGGACATGGTCATCGCCGACCACAGCATGCCCCAGTTCAGCTCCACCGCCGCGCTCGCGGTGCTCAAGGAGAGCGGGCGCGACATCCCCTTCATCATCGTCTCCGGCAGCATCGGCGAGGACATCGCCGTGGAGGCGATGAAGTCGGGCGCGCACGACTACGTGCTCAAGGACAACCTCGCACGGCTCATCCCGGCGGTGGACCGCGAATTGCGCGAGGCCGCCGTGCGCCACGAGCGCCACCAGGCCGAGGCCCTCCTGCGCCATCAGGCGAGCCACGACGCGCTCACCGGCCTCATCAACCGCAGCGAGTTCGAGCGCCGCCTGGAGGGGGCCCTGCGCGAGGCGCG
The Gammaproteobacteria bacterium DNA segment above includes these coding regions:
- a CDS encoding PAS domain S-box protein, producing the protein MTRGALHECESRYRQVVEATPMGVHIYRLDGEGRLVLEGANPAADAALGVEHQERVGLALEEAFPGLAGTGLPDQLRRVCEAGEPWQADELAYRDARTQGYFEVHAFRTAPGEMVVMFRDVSERRRAEDAVRHSEERFRQLVESTQDWVWEVDRRGRYTYCSPQCERLLGYRPAELLGRTPFERMPVREARRVRVLFGRLASERKPVVAVPNVNVRRDGRVVVLETSGVPFFGADGELVGYRGIDRDVTERHWAQESIRRLNAELEERVRMRTAQLQVAYEDLESFNYSVSHDLRAPLRAIDGFSLAVLEDSGERLDDAARGYLERVRAATRRMGVLIDDLLALSRMTRQEMRLEPVDLSAMACEIGAELGRSGGGTQVDLRVQPGLVSRADPRLVRLALTNLLGNAWKFTARRSEPRVEFSRRADGAYLIRDNGAGFDMGYAHRLFAPFQRLHSVEEFPGTGIGLAIVQRVVHRHGGRIWAEASPGEGATFFFTLVRAGGEPPGEAQP